A portion of the Leptospira mtsangambouensis genome contains these proteins:
- the modB gene encoding molybdate ABC transporter permease subunit, producing the protein MILDFDPLWLTLKLALLTTFVLSIITIPIAYWFTFSTFRFRFVFETILNLPLVLPPTVLGFYLLILFSPNHWLGRWIEDVFRFRMAFSFLGILVGSVLFSLPFMLQAFQVGFSSVSRIYIETAMVLGKSKWTILFKVILPNCKPAILVGMILTFAHTIGEFGVVLLIGGSIPGKTKVASIAIFEEVEAMNYQSAHIYSAILVAISMFVLLVIFRYKRSLTMALASKK; encoded by the coding sequence ATGATTTTAGATTTTGATCCTCTTTGGTTGACATTAAAATTGGCTCTACTCACAACCTTCGTTTTGAGTATCATCACTATACCCATTGCTTACTGGTTTACGTTTTCTACATTTCGTTTTCGTTTTGTTTTCGAAACAATATTGAATTTACCTCTTGTTTTGCCACCAACTGTCCTTGGTTTTTATCTTCTCATTTTATTTAGTCCGAATCATTGGTTAGGCAGATGGATTGAGGATGTATTTCGTTTTCGAATGGCCTTTAGTTTTTTGGGAATTTTGGTTGGATCCGTTTTATTTAGTTTACCATTTATGTTACAAGCGTTCCAAGTTGGATTTTCATCGGTTTCTCGAATTTATATAGAAACTGCGATGGTTTTGGGAAAATCAAAGTGGACTATTTTGTTTAAGGTAATTCTTCCTAATTGTAAACCCGCAATCCTTGTGGGTATGATCTTAACATTTGCCCACACCATTGGCGAATTTGGTGTGGTTCTTCTCATTGGTGGAAGTATTCCAGGTAAAACAAAAGTAGCATCCATTGCAATCTTTGAAGAAGTAGAGGCAATGAATTATCAATCTGCTCATATCTATTCTGCAATTTTGGTAGCAATATCAATGTTTGTTCTATTGGTAATTTTTCGATATAAGAGAAGTTTAACAATGGCGTTGGCTTCAAAAAAATAA
- a CDS encoding ATP-binding cassette domain-containing protein, with the protein MIKVNIQKKFSSRDQKTIELKFQCEIPLHQSNSFFGPSGAGKTTFLKMLTGLVKPDLGSIVVDGQVWFDSEKNINLPIVSRSIGYLFQESSLFPNMNVRENLEFAFQKGKEDKNFLQSLMTTAEIDNLLNHKVEGLSGGQKQRVALVRSLIQKPKFLFLDEPFSSLDQRIRTQLVSLVESLQKQYQMTAILISHEIPEVIKLTKKVYMLSNGEIVSSGDPIDIFRQKQSDLLEAEVIGRTSKDEVAIWYPNPFVVLKRNKKDPILKINEFCLTQIKIKNDGE; encoded by the coding sequence ATGATCAAAGTAAATATCCAAAAGAAGTTTTCTTCAAGAGATCAGAAAACGATTGAACTTAAGTTTCAATGTGAGATTCCATTACACCAATCAAACTCTTTTTTTGGTCCTTCCGGTGCAGGTAAAACCACGTTTCTAAAAATGTTAACTGGATTAGTGAAGCCAGATCTAGGCTCTATTGTTGTCGATGGACAGGTTTGGTTTGATTCTGAAAAAAATATAAACTTACCAATTGTTTCTAGGTCAATTGGATATCTATTTCAAGAATCTTCCTTATTTCCTAATATGAATGTTCGGGAAAATTTGGAATTTGCGTTTCAAAAGGGAAAAGAAGATAAGAATTTCTTACAGAGCTTAATGACAACTGCCGAAATAGATAATCTTCTAAATCACAAAGTGGAAGGACTGTCAGGTGGTCAAAAACAGAGAGTAGCACTTGTCAGGTCGCTTATCCAGAAACCTAAATTCCTTTTTTTAGATGAACCCTTTTCTTCTTTAGACCAAAGGATTCGAACCCAACTTGTTTCACTTGTTGAATCTTTACAAAAGCAATATCAAATGACAGCCATCCTGATTAGTCATGAAATTCCAGAGGTCATCAAACTTACTAAAAAAGTTTATATGTTATCCAATGGGGAAATTGTTTCTAGTGGTGATCCTATCGATATTTTCCGTCAAAAACAAAGCGACTTATTGGAAGCGGAAGTGATTGGCAGGACATCGAAAGATGAAGTGGCAATTTGGTATCCCAATCCTTTTGTTGTTTTAAAAAGAAATAAGAAAGATCCTATATTGAAGATCAATGAATTTTGCCTTACACAAATAAAAATCAAAAATGATGGTGAATGA